GAAGATTCTTGTCTAAGCATCTTGAATTCAGCTAAAGCTGGGTGGCAGGTCTATCTTCCACTTCAGATGAGTGATATGTTTATTGAACCGATCAGCCAGTGGACCAACATAGCCCCGACGGGATGACACGAGTGTTTTTCGCTCCAGAGGAGCGATATATCTATAGAAGGAAGATAGATCCAAGCTCGTGCTCTAGAGGAGCACCATATGTTATCGAATGCGATAAGCGAAGCAATGAACCAATGAACTATTCTCTAAACAAAAATGGGAGCATAGGCATAAGATCCTGTCCAATAGCCCGATGCTCCCATTTTTTTGAAAAGTATAATCTTCATGGCGTACAAGCCGTATCGCGTTTCGCTCAACGATTTTTGCACGCCAGATGAATCAAGTTTACGTATCGATAAATGACCTACTTCAAAATCAGCATCTTCCGTGTCGCCGAAAAGTCGGGGGTCTGCAGACTGTAGAAGTAAACCCCTGAGGCAACCTGCTCACCCATGTTGTTGCGACCATCCCAGTACGCCGCTGTCGAACGCGTCATATAGAACCCTTGTTGCTTAAAGCCGAGATCGATAGTTCGTACAATACTACCAGACGTGTCGTAAATCTGGAGAGCGACATCTGCTGATTTCTCAAGCTGGTACGGAATCCACGTTTCAGGGTTGAACGGATTCGGGAAGTTTTGTCCCAATATCGTCCTTGCCGGATGCATATCGCCAACAGTCAACGATAAACTCAGGTAAGCCTTCCGAAGGTCTTCAACCCCAACTTTATGTATGAAGGGACCTGAAACGATATTTCCCATATCATCGAATAGCATAACCTCTAGCGTATCGCCAGCTTCAATGACGCTCTGTCGTGACAGATCTGCCCAGACTGTGTTGAACTCCCCGTGGTTGCTCGAAACCAGTCTTGTTGCAACTTCACCGGTGCGATGATTCTTCGCAACAACCGTGTAGGACACACCAACCTCAGTTTCTAGCAAATCACCACTAACAACAAACGCCCATGTCGGACTCGGAAGTTCGATACCCGGCGCGGCTGCGGTATCTTCCATCGTGTTATCCCACGCCGTTCCTGTAAAGGTAACCATACCACCATCGGGGACGTTGACGATGTATCCCTGACCGCCTTCGATCGCGAAGCCATCACCCTCTTGGTCTGCGGTGAACCCGACAAATTCCTGCATCGCCGTGTCCAGCTTAATCACTATAGTTGCATCAATCATCTCAGCAAACGAACTCGCCGTATAACGTTCCGCCGGCATCAGAGGCAAAGAAATCATGTTTAACCCAGGCGCCAACGCCATTTTAAACATACTCTTAGGCTCTGTAGGGATCTCAGGCTCCGTGGGTGGTTCAGGCTCCGTGGGCGGTTCAGGTTCTGTAGGCGGTTCAGGTTCTGTAGGCGGTTCGGGCATCTCAACCATCGCTTCAACAGCCACGGTTGCGGTAGGCTCTGTCCAACCGAACGCAGCTCCTACATCAGCGGCACCAGCGATGCCGGGATGAGCCATAATGGGGTCTGCAGTTGGTGCACGTTCACCACCACCAAATGGGGGTCCCGGAACATGCGTCGCCAACTCGTTGTTATCTTCCGTACCCGCGTCATAGGATATTAGATCCATTGTGAACGAGCGTGGATTGCCATCTTCGTCGAAGAGCGGCAAACTGTTTGCGAGAACAATGCCGTCGTTGGTTTGCACAAGCATCGTCGCCAATGAGAGATACCCCATATCGGAGCTAGCACTGACCATCGCTGAAGCGGACGCACCGGGGAGCACTACCTCTGGCGTAGAAGTGGAAAACGCATGGACACTACCCACTGCGTCTGACCCCATAGCCAATTCAGCGAGCGGACCATTGTTGCCCGTTTCCGCCAATATGCCAAGTTGCATACTGGCTAGCTCACCTGATGCACCGATTGAAAATCCATGACCGTGTGTCACAAAAATCGGCGGCGAAAAAATCTGACCGCCTTGAGTCGGAACACCCATAGTGAGGTTTGTTAGTGTTACCTTAAACTCAACAGCCTCGGGCATTTCAGGCGTTTCTGGTTCTGCGGGGGTCTCAGGTTCTGCGGGGGTCTCAGGTTCCGCAGGCGCAGGTCCGGTAACCATACTACCTTCGACCATCACAGCTATCGGAGTCGCTGTTGGATCGGAAATAACCGCTTCCAGCCCAATTGCCGAACTCTTGACTTCGACAACTGTAAATGTCACGGTGGCAAGTGTGCCATCCCCATCTGCTGTACCACTAAGAGCGGTTGCAGCGAGTTTCGCACTCGCATCGGTAACAACCGCGGGCACGGCAAACGCACCGGCGGGCAGGTAATCACCATTCGTGATGCTGACATACGAGAGCGCGGTTGAATCAAATGTCACGGTCACCTCATAGCCAAAGATATTCATTCCGCCCGCGATATTGATATTGAGCGTCAACTGCTCGCCAGCCGCTGGAGATTCAACCGATGCTGGGTCTATTGAGATCGATTGACCATAAACACCTTGAACTACAAGTAACATAAATAAAGCTAAAATGACAAAAAACTTACTTAGATTGGCAATCTGACGTTTCACCAGATAACTCCTTTCATCCTTGTGGAGATTAATTCCTTAGTTGTGTTGTACGTTGCCTATATGGCAAAACTATTCTCTATTATCATTCATTAATTGGATCTTTTACAAGAACGAGGATTATTATAAGGGATTCTCTAAATTTAGGCAAGGTTTTTTTGTTAAAAACAGATCTATCAAACGGTAATCAGAAAAAAAAATGGTACTGCCTTGCATTCTAGGCACAGGCTAAAGTCAATTTTCTATACCTCCAAGGCATCCGTACCTATTGGGTTATCTGACTGTTCAAACCTATCACGCTTCACGTTTTACGTCTTCCTTCATCCGACCAATCAACGTCCGGTTCATCCTGTCGCGAATCTCATTAATCCTTTCGGACGTCCACTCGTAGAACCCCTCTCCCGACTTGACACCGAGTTTGTCACCCTCAACCATTTCGCGAAGGAGCGGGTTAATCTCGGACGAACTATTGAGATCCTTGTATAGCTCCTCAAACGCTGCAAGGACGAGATCCCACCCCGCCAGCTCAAACACCTGAAACGGTCCCGCAACACTCAAACGACGTCCAAAGCTGTTACGGACCACCAGATCGACATCCTCCGCAGTGGCGATGCCCCGCTCAACGATTGAGAACGCTTCGCGGATCACCGCAGCTTGTAGACGGGGCCCCACAAAACCGGGAACCTCCTTCTGGATAATTGCCGGTGTCTTCCCAATCTTCACCATCAGATCATACGCCACCTGTAACGTCTCGTCCGAGGTCTTCGGACTACGAATCAGCTCAACGAGCGGGATGAGATAGGGCGGATTAAAATAGTGGGTGTTCAAAATCTTATCTTGGCGTTGGGTAAACGCACCAATCTGCGAAGGCATCTGTGCTGTCGTGTTGCTGGCAAGAATCGTGCGCGGTGGGCAGATCTGATCCAGTTGGCGGAACACCTCCTGCTTGAGTGGCAGATTCTCAATCACCGCTTCAATGACAAAATCCGCCTCACTCCCAACGACTTCAAGCTGGTCTGACCCATGAATCCGATTGAGCGTCTCATCGATCTGATCCGGTTTGGCAAGGTCATTTTCCACAAATACCTGAAGGTTGTCTCGTATCCGCTCTATTCCAGCGTCCACCTGCGTTTGGCTCACATCGTGCAGGTGAACCTGATAGCCGGCAAACGCAAATTCTTGGGCGATCCCATGGCCCATCAAACCCGCCCCAATCACAGCAATCTGCTGAATTTCATCAAGTGTCATACAACTCCTTTTCAACCTCATCCAGATCCAATCTTCCCTAGCTTTAAGCACAATGCAATATAGGATTCATCGGTTAAATGCACCAATGCACCAATAAACTTTGGTTATCAAACACCCCACCGTTTTCGCATCTCCTCCATCGGCACCGTTTCGCCCTTCGTCCAAGCATAATGCGCGATCGGATCATCTCCAATCCAACGTTCATCCACAGGTTCGTCGGCGCGTTGATAACGCGTGTCGGTGCTAAGACGAAATCGGTGGGTTGTGTTATCTAACGACCCGTGCATCGTGAACATACTGAAGATAAGCACATCCCCCATCTCAAACGAACTCGTACCCCACTGCCCACCGTAGCGATCCGCCAATTCGATAGGGTCATACGAAAACGAACCGGTCACATGATCACGATCAACGTCCATCTTGCCGTAAGTCTCCTTGAGTATCTCAAAACGGTGGGAGCCGACGAGAACCACCAACGGACCCATTTCGAGCGGTACATCGCCGATCGGCGTCCAACAGGTAACGAGTTGTTGCGTACCACGTCCCATGTAGACGATATCATAGTGTGCACCGGTGAACCCTCCCGGACCAACCACACGCAACCATTTATAATCGTAGGTGATGACCGGCGCATCGTAGAAAGCTTCACAAAAGTCCATGATCTCCGGCGATTCAACCAGATTCAGAAATGGAGGTTCATGGGTCACCGCTTTGTTGCCACCCATAAACATTCCGCGCTTGCCCTCTGCTGGCACGCCCTCCAATAGCGGATACGCTCGATTGAGTTGCTCATTTTCGTCCAATTTTTCGAGGAGAAATCGACGGGTTGCCTTGACCTTCTCCGGGTCGTGCAAGCCGCGAATCAGCAGATAACCGTCCTCTTCTAACCGCGCCTTAAGTGCCTCGCGGTCACCGAGCAGCTCGTTCGCTTCACGCAACCAACCGAGATACTTTCCACCTAATTCCATCTCTATCTGATTCATCGTTAGAATCATCTCAAGCCTCCGTTTTTCGCCCTTCCAAAATCTCGCTCCAAGGTTCAACAAAACAGCGGTCCGCCCACGCCTGATACAACTCGCTCAGTTCCTCAACCTGTTCTGGAAACTGCGCCGATAGATCGTTGCACTCGGTGCGATCTATCTCAATGTCGTAAAGTTCCCAATCCCCTGGGTACTTACACACCAACTTCCACTTCCCTTTCCGCACCGCTGCGTTGCCCTCATGTTCCCAAATGAGTGCCTCTTTAGCGTTATTTTCGTCATCAAAGACAGGCGTGAGGCTAGTCCCCGCCAACGGATAGATTGGAGTCCCGTTATGCTCATCAGGATAGGTTGCCCCAGAGATCTCAAGGCAAGTCGCCATGATATCGGGGAGTTGACCCGGCTGATGGCGCAGCGCTCCTTCTGTTTGAATCCGATCAGGCCAATGCACGATAAGCGGCGTCGCAATGCCACCCTCATGTACCCAATGCTTGTATTCGCGGAACGGGGTATTGGAAAGGTTCGCCCACGGAACACCATAGCTTTGATATGTGGTTTCCGGTCCCGGCATCATGCTCGGATCGTTCCCCCGATACACCGGTTGCCCATCGTGCGTCGTTTCGGTCTCGATTAAGCCGTCCTTCCCGACGCGATTCGCAGGTCCCTGAAGCTCCTCCGCACACCCACCGTTATCGGCTAGGAAAAGGATCAGCGTGTTATCCAATTGACCCGTCTCCTCCAACGCCGTCAGAATCCGACCAATCCCCTGATCCATCCGATCAATCTGAGCCGCGTAGACCTCCATCCGCCGCTGATTCCATTCTTTGTGCTCTGCTTCCTCCCAAGGCGGCTGCGTCGGATCTCGATCTGTCAACACCCACCCTTCGTCGAGGATTCCCATCTCCCGCATCCGCGCCAACCGTTCTTCGCGGAGTTGATCCCATCCCGCCGCGAAACGCTCCTCATAGCGTGCGATGTCTTCGTCGTGAGCGTGGAGCGGCCAATGGGGCGAAGTGTAGGCGACATAGGTGAAGAACGGCTGATCAGAAGTCTCCTCGGCATGGCCCCGGATAAACGCAGATGCCTCATCACTGATAGCATCGGTCAGAAAAAAGCCTTCGGGCAATTCGTCATGCGGAATATGCTCGTTATCGCGGGTCAGCGTGTTCGGCTTCCAATAGTTCGCCGCCCCTGTGATAATGCCAAAATAACGATCAAAGCCACGCTGAAGGGGCCAACTGTGTTTCGGTCCCTCCGGATCGGTGTGCCGTGAGATATGCCACTTTCCGCTCATGTAGGTCCGATACCCCGCGGGTTTGAGGGTTTCAGCAATAGTGACACAGCGGTCATTCAGATCGCCTCGATACCCCTCTAAACCGTCGTCCATCATCATGTGTCCAACCCCCGTCTGATGTGGATGCAGCCCCGTCAGCATCGAAGCACGCGAAGGGCAACAACGGGCGGTATTATAGAACTGTGTGAAGCGCAATCCACCACGAGCAAGTCGATCCAGATTCGGGCTGTGGATCTCTCCACCATAACAACCGAGATCTGAATAACCCATATCATCGTTTAATATTAGAAGTATATTCGGTTTTTTCTCTTCATTCATATCTTTCCTCACAGGATACTTCAAGTTCTCTTAAAACGTGCTGCTAAATATATCTTCGGTCTTCCCGTAGGGGCGGGGTCTCTCCGCCCGCCAAGCACTCTACTTTTCGCTCTAGTTTGTAGGTTGGGCCGAACACTCATTGTGAAACCCAACACCGACCTATAACATTTTCTCATTGGGCGGGCATCTTGCCCGACTCCAACGATTCAACACAGCGAGATGTATTCGTAGGGAACGGAGATTCCCGTTCCTCTCTTTCGCTCCAGTTTTGAATCCCACCTGCCCCGATTTATTGGGGAAGAGCGCAATATATGTAATATTCACATGTACCAATGAACCAACATAGCCCCAGAGGGGCGACATGTTTATAGCAACGCCGAATCCCCACAACCCTAAGCCCCAGAGGGGTGACATGTGTAACATGCCTTTGATAGATCGCAAATTGCGTGATGTGCCAACCAATCCATGAACAAATTGCTTTCACGTTTCACGTTCAGTTTACCAAAGATCCATGAGAGGATCAAGCGAATTATTAGAAGTTTCCAATCGAGGCGTAAATGGCTTGACGTGAATCCTGTTTTGTGATAAATTCGTCTCTCAAAGTGTAGCGTCATCACCAACCTAATTAAAGACCAATACGCTATAACCCGCAAAAACCCGATGCTCCCACTCGACCTGCTCCGCTATCGAATTCAAGAAGACGCGGTTTGCCCCCGCTATGTGAACCCACAAAGCAGAAGGTATCGTGCAATCGCAAAGGATCTGATCGCGATTTACGCAGCACACCTCAACAAAACCAAAGGGTCACTCGATTCAGCACTAGCGGATTATGAGGCAGCTGACGTCAACTACCACGTCACGCGGGGGCTTGCCAAACTGCTCGAAGATCGATCGGAGATTACGATTCAATCCCCAATTGAGCCAGAGATACTTCGAGAAAAAATCTTCGCCTACGCCAGTAAACGCCATCCAGTTGTCACAAAAAGAGATAGGCTGCACCGAAATACACGTCCAAAGGCACTCGCGAAAATCGCTGAGGAGTTTAACATTTCGGGGGAGGCAGTGATGGAGGGCATGTATGCGGACCTAGAGGAGAACCGCCTCCTAATAGGGTTCGATCCACCAACCGCCGAGTGGCTGCTGGATCGGTATAACGTCGCACTCGCCCAAGCGATGCTCTACCGCGCCAGCGAAATGACAATCCGAATCTATCGCAACATCCCAACGAAATACAAGTTGGTGTTCCAATTCATCAAGTTTTTTAGGCTGATGCACGTCGTCGATGGGAACCATACCGACGGCTACCAAATCGTCCTCGACGGGCCCGCATCAATGTTTCGCCTATCTCAGAAGTACGGAATTCAGATGGCACTGTTCCTACCCGCGCTGTTACACTGCGACCGATGGTGGCTGGACGCAACAATCGTCATGAACCAAAAGGATCATCTCCGATTTAACCTCACCGACAAAGCTGGGCTACAATCCCACTATCGTGACCCCGGCGAGTTTGACAGCGAGCTAGAACGGCATTTCGCAACACAGTTCGATAAAATCGACACAGAGTGGATCCTTGAGCGCGAAACGGATATCATCAATCTCAAAGATACCGTCATGATTCCAGACTTCGCCTTCTTGCACCCCGATGGACGACGCGCCTTAATGGAAATCGTCGGCTTCTGGACGCCGGATTACCTCCAGAAAAAAATGTGGAAACTCAAACGCGCCGCTATGCCCAACATGATCATCGCTGTGTCAGATCAACTCAACTGTTCGACCGAAGATTTCCGAGACATCCCCGGCGAAGTGCTCTTTTTCAAAACGCGGATTAAGCCCAAAGACGTGCTGGAAAAAGTCGAAGCATGCGCTATTCCAGAGAACGATCAAGTACACCCGTAGGTTGAGCATCCTCGCTCACACGATTCTCTCGCATTTGCCCCACCCATAGTCCTACCTGCTTTGAATCTCGCGATAAATCTCAATAAAATCGGAATCGAAATGGAACTAATCTTTTCGGCGCGGGGTGATATGTATCGAATATCAGCAACTTAGCGCCCAAATGAAAGGCTCTCAATTTCTGATACGAGAGAACGCTGCCTTACCCTTTCCAGCAACCAATGTACCTTCGTTTCTCAAATCCATTTCTAACCCCAAAGGGACTCGATTCATGAGAAAACAACTTTTTCGTTTGACTTTACCTTGCTTAATTTGCCTGTCGATCTCGGTGGTTGCATCAGCGCAAATCGTATCCATCCCTGACTTCAATCTCCGCGCT
The nucleotide sequence above comes from Candidatus Poribacteria bacterium. Encoded proteins:
- a CDS encoding arylsulfatase, which gives rise to MNEEKKPNILLILNDDMGYSDLGCYGGEIHSPNLDRLARGGLRFTQFYNTARCCPSRASMLTGLHPHQTGVGHMMMDDGLEGYRGDLNDRCVTIAETLKPAGYRTYMSGKWHISRHTDPEGPKHSWPLQRGFDRYFGIITGAANYWKPNTLTRDNEHIPHDELPEGFFLTDAISDEASAFIRGHAEETSDQPFFTYVAYTSPHWPLHAHDEDIARYEERFAAGWDQLREERLARMREMGILDEGWVLTDRDPTQPPWEEAEHKEWNQRRMEVYAAQIDRMDQGIGRILTALEETGQLDNTLILFLADNGGCAEELQGPANRVGKDGLIETETTHDGQPVYRGNDPSMMPGPETTYQSYGVPWANLSNTPFREYKHWVHEGGIATPLIVHWPDRIQTEGALRHQPGQLPDIMATCLEISGATYPDEHNGTPIYPLAGTSLTPVFDDENNAKEALIWEHEGNAAVRKGKWKLVCKYPGDWELYDIEIDRTECNDLSAQFPEQVEELSELYQAWADRCFVEPWSEILEGRKTEA
- a CDS encoding phytanoyl-CoA dioxygenase family protein, with the translated sequence MILTMNQIEMELGGKYLGWLREANELLGDREALKARLEEDGYLLIRGLHDPEKVKATRRFLLEKLDENEQLNRAYPLLEGVPAEGKRGMFMGGNKAVTHEPPFLNLVESPEIMDFCEAFYDAPVITYDYKWLRVVGPGGFTGAHYDIVYMGRGTQQLVTCWTPIGDVPLEMGPLVVLVGSHRFEILKETYGKMDVDRDHVTGSFSYDPIELADRYGGQWGTSSFEMGDVLIFSMFTMHGSLDNTTHRFRLSTDTRYQRADEPVDERWIGDDPIAHYAWTKGETVPMEEMRKRWGV
- a CDS encoding 3-hydroxyacyl-CoA dehydrogenase family protein gives rise to the protein MTLDEIQQIAVIGAGLMGHGIAQEFAFAGYQVHLHDVSQTQVDAGIERIRDNLQVFVENDLAKPDQIDETLNRIHGSDQLEVVGSEADFVIEAVIENLPLKQEVFRQLDQICPPRTILASNTTAQMPSQIGAFTQRQDKILNTHYFNPPYLIPLVELIRSPKTSDETLQVAYDLMVKIGKTPAIIQKEVPGFVGPRLQAAVIREAFSIVERGIATAEDVDLVVRNSFGRRLSVAGPFQVFELAGWDLVLAAFEELYKDLNSSSEINPLLREMVEGDKLGVKSGEGFYEWTSERINEIRDRMNRTLIGRMKEDVKREA
- a CDS encoding spondin domain-containing protein, giving the protein MKRQIANLSKFFVILALFMLLVVQGVYGQSISIDPASVESPAAGEQLTLNINIAGGMNIFGYEVTVTFDSTALSYVSITNGDYLPAGAFAVPAVVTDASAKLAATALSGTADGDGTLATVTFTVVEVKSSAIGLEAVISDPTATPIAVMVEGSMVTGPAPAEPETPAEPETPAEPETPEMPEAVEFKVTLTNLTMGVPTQGGQIFSPPIFVTHGHGFSIGASGELASMQLGILAETGNNGPLAELAMGSDAVGSVHAFSTSTPEVVLPGASASAMVSASSDMGYLSLATMLVQTNDGIVLANSLPLFDEDGNPRSFTMDLISYDAGTEDNNELATHVPGPPFGGGERAPTADPIMAHPGIAGAADVGAAFGWTEPTATVAVEAMVEMPEPPTEPEPPTEPEPPTEPEPPTEPEIPTEPKSMFKMALAPGLNMISLPLMPAERYTASSFAEMIDATIVIKLDTAMQEFVGFTADQEGDGFAIEGGQGYIVNVPDGGMVTFTGTAWDNTMEDTAAAPGIELPSPTWAFVVSGDLLETEVGVSYTVVAKNHRTGEVATRLVSSNHGEFNTVWADLSRQSVIEAGDTLEVMLFDDMGNIVSGPFIHKVGVEDLRKAYLSLSLTVGDMHPARTILGQNFPNPFNPETWIPYQLEKSADVALQIYDTSGSIVRTIDLGFKQQGFYMTRSTAAYWDGRNNMGEQVASGVYFYSLQTPDFSATRKMLILK
- a CDS encoding DUF790 family protein, translating into MLPLDLLRYRIQEDAVCPRYVNPQSRRYRAIAKDLIAIYAAHLNKTKGSLDSALADYEAADVNYHVTRGLAKLLEDRSEITIQSPIEPEILREKIFAYASKRHPVVTKRDRLHRNTRPKALAKIAEEFNISGEAVMEGMYADLEENRLLIGFDPPTAEWLLDRYNVALAQAMLYRASEMTIRIYRNIPTKYKLVFQFIKFFRLMHVVDGNHTDGYQIVLDGPASMFRLSQKYGIQMALFLPALLHCDRWWLDATIVMNQKDHLRFNLTDKAGLQSHYRDPGEFDSELERHFATQFDKIDTEWILERETDIINLKDTVMIPDFAFLHPDGRRALMEIVGFWTPDYLQKKMWKLKRAAMPNMIIAVSDQLNCSTEDFRDIPGEVLFFKTRIKPKDVLEKVEACAIPENDQVHP